TTGCACTATACCTGTTCCTGGGTCTTCACTCACTCCTAGCAATTGAGAGTTAGCACCGAAACTGACAATAGTATCGTCTCCATCCGTTCCCGTGAAGAAACCTGTTCGCTGTGGCTCGAATTGGCCAAAGATGCGATAGTGGTCCTCACCAGAGCTAAACGCGCCAGCTTGGATCGCCTTATTCACGTCAGGATTAGCTGAACGATAGAGGTATTCATCAAAGCTGGTACCAGAACGGCCTTCTTCTTCGCCATATTCAGCAAAGTGAGCCAACCCAGAACTGAAAAAGCCCGCAGCAACGGCATTCTCTACATCCGGGTTGTCACGTAGGTAAAAGCCTTCATTAAAGAAAGTGCCGCCGGAGCGATTCTCACCTAAACCATGATTCAGGTAATGCTGTAACCCAGAACTAAAGAAGCCCACAGCAACGGCATTCGCTACATCAGGATATTTTTGTAAATAATATTGCTCGTTATACAATGCCTCGAAGCGGCCTTCATCAAAGCCAAATTGCTCGAAGTGACTGAAACCAGAACTGAAGAAGCCCGCAGCAACGGCATTTGCTACATCGGGATATCTGCTTAAGTAAGCTTGCTCATTGAATGTCCCATACAAGCCAAAGCGTCCTTCGTCTTCACCATAGGCCATGTAATGCACTAAACCAGAGCTAAAGAAACCCGAGGCAACCGCATTGGCTACATCTGGATTTGCTTGCAAGTACAGACTCTCGTTATACAGCGGGGAAACGGAAACCCGCCCTTCGGCAAATCCGAATGTATTGAAGTGGTCAGCACCAGATTCAAAGAAGCCCGCAGCAACAGCATTCGCTACATCTGGGTTAGTGGCAAGGTAATATTCCTCATCAAAAATATCAAAGGTCATGATGTCACCCGAAAGTACTGATTAAGACATCAAAGCTAGATATTTCTATTTCGGAATTTACGGAGGAATTTTGTAGAACCTACGCAATCTTTTAAACCTAAATAGTAGACCACTGGATAAGTTGTATTTACACAACTCGGCAGATTTGTCAAATCTAAATTAAAACGTACTAACCCAATAAAAAAGTTCCAGGCAAGACACTAGGACCAATTATTGATAGCGAAACAACACCCTCTACAACACCAATCAAGTCACCGGCAGTATTAGAAATAGTTAAGTTACCATCTACAACTTGACGCGTATATTGGTCTTCGCTACCTGCCAGAACAATAAAATCTTCATTCAAATCGAAATTTTTGATCAAGGCGAAGTCTGTACTGCCTGCTCCTACATAAAAGGCTGTAGGAGTACCATAGAATTGACCACCAAATCCTAGATAAAATTCATCAGCAGCGTCTCCACCAACTAAGGTATCCACCTCACCTACACCAAAGCTTCCCAAAGCTAAGTTTTGGAGGCTCTCTACTGTAGCTGTGATTCTACTGACTTGAACTCCCATTACAGAATTAACAAAGTCATCATTTAAGCCAAAATCGCTACTTGAGGCAGCAATAATATCGTTGCCTTTACTACCACTAAAAAGAGGACTCCTGAAATCTTCAAATTGTCCAAACTGTAAATAATGGTCTAACCCAGAGCTAAAAATCCTTGCTTTCACTGCATTTGCAACATCAGAATACAGAGCTAAATAAACTTGCTCATTGAATGCAGTACCAGAACGGTTCTCAGTTTGTCCTGACTGGGCAAAGTGGGCCAAACCAGAACTAAAAATTCCAGCAGCAACTGCATTTGCCACATCAGGGTATCTACGTAGGTAGAAACCCTCGTTGAATAAAGTTCCGCCCGATCGCCCTTCAGTGAGACCAAATTGCAAAAAGTGCTGCGCTCCAGAACTGAAAATACCTGTCTGCACCGCATTGGCGACATCTGGATACTTCTGCAAGTAATACTGCTCATTAAATAGAGCAGCAAAGCGACCTTCCTCAAAACCAAACTGCACTAAGTGCTGAAACCCAGAACTAAAAATGCCTGACTGAACTGCATTCGCGACATCAGGATATCTTTGCAGATAAGCTTGCTCGTTATACAAGCCCAATAATCCAAACCGGCTTTCTGTTTCGCCATACAAAATGTAGTGCTGCAATCCAGACCTTAAGCTGCCAGTGGCAACCGCATTCGCCACGTCTGGGTTGGCTTGTAGGTAAAGGCCTTCGTTGTAGAGGGGTGAAACAGAAACGCGCCCTTCAGTAATCCCAAATAGTTGAAAGTGCTGTAGTCCAGAACTAAAGAAGCCTGCTTGAACCGCATTGGCTACGTCTGGGTTAGTAGCAAGATAGTAGCGCTCGTCAAAAATATCGAAGCTCATCTATTACCTTAGAGATTTTATTGTAGTTTGAGTAAAATTACGTAGGAATCTTTTTAGTAATATCACAATTTCAAGCAGAGCAGTAGAGACTTTAGGTTTCAGTAATCGATCGCCCCACCGAGTCGGCGCTCAGGTGAGGCGGGATTTTAACGGTTTGTTTTACTGAAAGCAGTAAGCTACAGGAAGACCCCAAAGTAGATCTCATCAAGCTGTGCTTTAAGGGTGGTCTTGCTATTTCTCTTAACCTCATGAAATTAATCTCATGAATCAGTTGCTAAAAGGAGTCAATCTCTACCTTGTTGGAATGATGGGGGCTGGCAAAACAACGGTAGGACGCCTACTTGCAAAAGAGTTAGGCTACCACTTCTTCGACACAGACATGTTGATTGAGCAGTCCCAGAAAAAATCGATCAATGAAATCTTTGCGGAAACCGGAGAAGCGGCATTTCGGGATATTGAAACTGCTGTATTGGCCGAGCTATCGTCTTGTGTCAGATTGGCGATCGCGACAGGCGGAGGGATTGTACTCCAGCGCAAAAACTGGAGCTACCTGAGGCATGGCTTAGTGGTCTGGTTAGATGCTCCGGTGGAGGTGCTGTACAGCCGATTGCAAAACGATGCGACTCGGCCCTTATTAAGAGAGACTGACTTAAAGGTAAAGTTGCAAAGCCTATTGGAGCAACGTCAAGCTCTTTATGCCCAGGCTGATTTGCATCTGACTTTGCAGCCGGGAGAAACTCCAGAGCAAATCACCGCCAGAGTCATAGCAGAAATTCCTACAGTGCTTTGCCCAGAACGAAGGCCAGTCACTGAGCTGAATTAGTCAGCAATTGTTGATGAGCGATCGCATTTCGTTAGACTCCACGACTTTCATTCCCACCCTTAGGGATATTAAGCTCTACTAGACCTGACTTTTCGCCCAATCCAGCCCTCATGGTTAACGACAGCGAATATTTTCGGCAAGAGGATGCAACCCGCGTCCGCATCCTCAGTGAAGCCTTACCTTACATCCAACAGTTTGCCGGACGCACCATCGTGATCAAATACGGTGGGGCCGCGATGAAAGACAGCAATCTCAAAGAGAAGGTGATGCGGGACATCGTCTTCATGGCTTGCGTCGGGATTCGGCCTGTAGTGGTGCATGGCGGTGGCCCAGAGATTAACACTTGGCTCGATAAGCTGGGGATTGAACCTCAGTTTAAGAATGGTCTGCGAGTCACTGATGCTGCCACGATGGACGTGGTGGAGATGGTCTTAGTCGGTCGGGTGAATAAAGAAATTGTCTCTTTGATTAACCAAGCGGGCGGCTGTGCGGTTGGGCTTTGCGGCAAAGACGGCAGCTTGGTCAAGGCACGCCCTGAAGGCCAAGCAGACATTGGCTTTGTCGGTGAGGTGAATAGTGTTAACGTGCGGATTCTAGAATCGCTGCTGAAGGCAGGACATATTCCGGTTATCTCTAGCGTGGCGGCAGACGACACGGGGCAAGCTTATAACATCAATGCGGATACAGTTGCGGGAGAGCTAGCAGCGGCTCTCGGAGCCGAGAAGCTGATTCTGCTGACCGATACAGCCGGAATCTTGCACGATTATCATGACCCTTCCACCTTAATTGACAAGCTGGATATCCAAGAAGCGCGCCAGCTAATTGAATCTGGAGTGGTTTCTGGGGGCATGATTCCTAAAGTCAATTGTTGTGTGCGATCGCTGGCTCAAGGTGTAAAAGCAGCCCACATTATTGATGGCCGTCTACCTCACTCCCTGCTGCTAGAAATCTTTACTGATGCTGGCATTGGCTCCATGCTCGTGGCTTCTGAGTTTATGAAGTAAGACGAATGATCACTTATTCTGAGCAAATTTCCACGATCGCTCACCGAGCCCAGGCACGAGAAGATGCTTTGCCTGTGCGAGACCCTGCTTGCCGTTCCCGGTTTTGGTTTCACCCGCGACCCACTTCTAAGGTTTGCTTGTTCTTCCACGGGTTCACGGCAGGCCCCTACCAATTTGAGCCGATGGGTGAAGCCTTTTACCAAGCAGGCTACAACGTTCTGGTACCCCTACAGCCAGGGCACGGCATCGCTGGCGACTGGAATCGCGATCATCCGCCACCGCTCCCCACAGATGTGCTCATCTATCAAAATTTTGCCGTGGATTGGCTCCAGCAAGCCCAGTCTTTAGGGCAGCAAGTCGTGGTGGGCGGACTCTCCAGCGGAGCGACCTTAGGGGCTTGGCTAGCCTCTGAGTACCCGCAGCAGATCGCTCGTGCCCTGCTGTTTGCACCATATCTGAGTGGCACGAACCGATTAGTCGATTTTTTGGTAGAAATTCTGCCCGTCTACTTTGAATGGTTGAACAAAGACGAGCCTGGGCATCATGGCTATGATGGCTTCCGGATTCCCACGCTGCGTCTGTTCTTGGATCTAGGCCAAGAGTTGCTCGACCGCGTGGCCCATCGCCCAGCCGCACCCATGTTTGTGATTTCTAGTGCCAGCGATCGCGCTACTAACCCTCAAGATCACCAAGCCTTGGCGCAAGCTGCCCGAACGCTTCAGCCTCAAACTTGGTACCACTGTCTAGACGAAGCCCTGGATATTCCACATACGATGATGACCCAAGCGGAGGGGAATGATTACCAAAACTTGCTGATCACCCTGGCGAAAGCTTTTGTGGAAAGCAACTTGACTTGGTCGGAGGTGTTGGCGATTGGCGATCGCTTGCTGCACGGAAACACGTTTGATGGTGCTGTAGCTGAGCTAAATCTTCAGCAACGCACGGCTGCGGAGTTGTCTGTGATGATGGCATTGCTCGACCTCAAGGCCATTGTTGCAGCGCACCAGGCTGAACTCAAACCTTAAAGAAACCAAACTGGCTGTTTTATGCCCAATTACTCTGCTACGATTGCCGCGATCGCCAAGCAAGCAAAAGCGCGGGAAGATGCTCTACCCCTGCGTCATGAAGCCTGCCGCTCCAAGTTCTGGTTTCACCCCCAACCTACCCAGCGAGTTTGCCTCTTCTTTCATGGCTTTACAGCCGCACCCTACCAGTTTCAGCCCATAGCTGAGGCATTTTACAAATCGGGTTACAACGTGTTGGTGCCTTTAATGCCAGGGCATGGCGTCACTGGCAATTGGGGGCCTGACAATCCTCCCCCGCTCCCAAGCGATCCAGCAATTTATAAGCAATTCGCCTTGCAATGGCTCCAGCAGGCACAAGCACTAGGGAAGCAGGTGATTGTCGGTGGCCTTTCAGGGGGAGGGACTCTAGCAAATTGGCTGGCCTTCGAGCGATCGCAGCAAATTTACCGCACACTGCTATTCGCTCCCTACCTGAGTAGCAGCAGCAAAGTCATAGATTTATTCGTGCAAAAGGCCAGTTCTTATTTCCAATGGGAAAGCAAACCCGGGAGCGTTCCCGTGGGTTATTCTGGATTTTTATTGCCGAACTTACGAGTTTTTCTGAATATTGGCCAAGAGGTATTAGTTCGCTCCAAGTCTCTAGATCCGGTGGCTCCCATGCTGATCATTTCTAGCGAGAGCGATCGCGCTGTCGGCAATGACGATCACAGAGCCATGTTTCGCGCTGTTCTACCACGGCAACCAAAAACTTGGTATCACCGCTTTGATCGCGTCCTCGACATCCCCCACACCATGATGACCAAGCAGGAAGGCAACGAGTACCAAAACCTGCTGATCACGATGGCCAAAGCCTATACCGAAAGCAGCTTGGGCTGGAAGGACGTAGAAGAAATTGGCTACCGCATGACTCAAGGTAAGACTTTTAACGCAGTAGTAGCTGAGTTGAACTGGCAGAAACGAGTCTCGGCAGACATGCCTGCCATGATGACAATGGTAGATAAGCGAGAAATTGTCCTGGCCCGCAATAAGGCTGATGTTGGCGCTGACTAGAACGAAATACTAAAAGACCCCCGCACCCCAGGACGATACCGAGGTCGCTCGATAATCACGGGATTGACCAAGGTGGAGTTGTAGATGGGCGAGTTGACTACCACCGGATTCACTAAGGTAGAATTCACCACGCTGCCGTTGACAATGTTGTGGTTCGTTCCACCCACAGCAGGATAGGGCGTAATACAGGGATGAAAACAGCCATAACCCACGGAACCATAGTGATTAGAAAAACTAGGTGAGGCGATCGCGGGACTCAAGAATAGGGGGTCGATCTGAGGTGGATGGTAAATCACATAATTAGGTGCTTGGTTGACTAAAATCACGCGCCTAATCGTCACTTTTTGACCTGCTACTACCGGAATGGCACTTAGCAAAAAACCACCAATGCTTACTAAAGCAAAGGCTGAAATTAAACTAAACTGCCCAGCAGACTGTAACTGAGAAGAGTGAGACATAGAGGTAACCTGAAAGTAGGAGCGATTGACTAAGCCAAAGCTGAACCTCAAGGCTGAACGTGGCGACACCCTAACAGGTATGAATTTCTCAAAGCAACTGATCGCTAGCTCTCAGATCTAGACTAACGCCCTTTGCTAGGATCTTGAAAGGTGCTTTACCGTAGCTTTAGATGGTAGAAAAAGCATCGAAGTTGCTCAGAAATGCAGCAGCTTCCAGATTTGTGGTGTGGTTTAAGGCGAATAAGTTAAGCATGTTGATGCTTGGCCCAGTCCCAGTCCTGATCTAACTTTAAGAAGCGTGAGTTCAGAAAACCTAGAAATCGTTGAAGCTGAATACGAGGCTGGCAAAGCTACCTTTGAGCGAGGACAGTATCGCCAGTCGGTGCAGCATTTAGAAAAAGCTAGTGCTTTGGTCAACCGCACATCTCCTTTGGGTGGAGAGGTGCAAATGTGGTTGGTGACAGCCTATGAAGCCGCAGACCAGCGCCCCGAAGCGATCGCCCTCTGTCAGCAGTTAACTCGGCACCCCGACTGGCAAACTCGTACCCAAAGTAAGCGTTTACTCTATATCCTAGAAGCCCCTAAATTAAATACTCGCCCCGAATGGTTGACCCAAATTCCCGATTTGGTAACTTTAGCGGAAAGCGATCCTAAAGATCGGCGAGGCAGTGCGGGAACAGCACCCGCGCGATCGCCGCGCAAAGTAACCGCAGCCGAAGAACCGGAGTCTCCTTTTAATCTCGGTCAAGCTAGCTCTAGAAATGCTAACTTTTTCTGGTTCGCCTTAGGGCTGATGGCGCTAATCTTGGGCAGTTTGTGGTGGTTTAGCTAAAAGCTGTCTAGTGCCGCTGCAACAGAACGGATAGGATGAGCAAGTATGGGAATCAACCTGGGAGTCAAGCCAGTGGGTAGAACGATCAAGCAGTCATCGCTCACAACTCGCCATTCAAGTCGGCCAGCTCAAACAATTACAAAAACGGTCACAAAAGCGATCGCCCAAAAGCTAGGACAGCAGCTTAGGCGCTTTCGAGTGGTTTGGATGATGCTGTTAGCTTCCTTACTGCTTTCTGGTTGCGTTCAGTATGATGTCGGCATCAACTTCGAGAGTCCCAACCGGGGTGAAATTGTCCAACACATCAAGTTGGACGATCGCTTGACCAGCTTGAGTGGAGCCAGCGCCCAACAGTGGCTAGAGACGGTCGAACAGCGGACTCGGCGCTTAGGTGGCAAAATCCGCCGCAACTCCAACCAAGAAGTCACAACCATCATCCCCTTCAGTAGTGGCGCTGATCTGAATACTAAATTCAACGAGTTTTTGCAGCCATCGACCCAAAAAGGTACGGCGAAACGAGCCGAACCAGTTTTGCCTGAGATTACGTCAGACTTTCAGCTGTCGCAAAGTAACTTCTTGCTCCTGCTACGGAATCGCCTCAGCTATACTCTCGACTTGCGATCGCTCGGTGTCACGAGTGCCAATGGAGATTTGTTGGTGAGTCCTAGCTCATTATTAGACTTGGAGTTTCGGCTGAACACGCCTTGGGGAGCCCGTAGCATCGATACGGCAGCTAATGCCATTAGTGCGGAGCGTCGCCAGCAAGGTCATGAATTGATCTGGACGCTGAAGCCAGGCCAGATCAACCACTTAGAAGCAGCTTTTTGGCTACCGAGCCCGTTAGGAATTGGCACTGTGGTTATCGTCTTCTTAGTGCTAGGTGGGTGGTACTTGAAGTATCAATCTCTGCCCGGACAAACAGCGGGTTCGACTCAAGTTTCTGCCTCAGAAGGTTAGTCAAACCTGCTAGCTGCTGACTCACGGATTATCTACAATGCGCCGTTCAAACAATCTCCAGCGTTTGTTTCTATTGGGTTTGAGCGGCCCAATTGTAGCTTTGAACGTTTGGATTCTGTCGCAGGTTTTTCGCTACTTTGAGCACTCGATCACGCTGCTAGTAGTGGCGGCAATTTTGGCGTTTCTGCTCAACTATCCAGTGCAGATCTTAGAGCGGACTCAAATTAGCCGTTCTCAAGCTGTGATCGCTGTTCTACTGCTAGCACTGGCGCTATTAGTCGTGCTGGGTGTGACCTTGGTGCCGATTTTGGTGGAGCAAGCCGCTCAGTTTGTGGACAAGCTCCCTGCCTCCTTAGCGGATAGCCAGCGTCATGTAGCTTCTTTAGATATTTGGGCGAAAGCGCATCGTCTCCCGTTAGACCTCCAAGGTTTTAGCACTCGGATTAACAACCAAATTGAAAATCAGCTACAAGCCTTAGCCAGTCAAGCATTGGGTTTGGCAATCATAACGGTTTCGGGGCTATTCGACTTGGTTTTGGTGGTGGTGCTGGCCTTTTATATGCTGCTCTACGGCGATCGCATGTGGCAAGGCTTAGTCAACTTGTTGCCAGCCAGCATTGGTTTACCGCTCAGTGCCTCTCTACGCCTAAATTTCCAAAACTTTTTCATCAGTCAGTTGTTGTTGGGATTTTTTATGTTCTCAACGCTGATTCCTATTTTTATCGGGCTGAGGGTGCCCTTTGCGCTGCTCTTTGCCCTGTTGATTGGCGTGGCTGAGCTGATTCCCTTTATTGGAGCGACGTTGGGAATTGGGGTCGTGATCCTGCTGGTCATGTTTCAAGACTTTTGGCTCTCGCTACAGGTGGCCTTTGCCGCAATCTTGATGCAGCAGATTAAGGACAATGTTTTGGCTCCTAGATTGATGGGCAATTTCACCGGACTAAACCCCATTTGGATTTTCATTGCCATTCTGATGGGGGCGCAAATTGCTGGACTACTCGGCGTTTTAGTCGCAGTTCCGATCGCAGGCACTATTAAGAGCACCATTGATGCAATTCGCGAGATCAACCGCCCCAAAGTCGTCACTACAGAAATTCTGCCAGAAGAGAAACAGGTGCACCGCTAATCCACAGAACCATTCGATCGAGTGAGCAGGCTGCTAAGCTTTTCTTCAGATATAGGGTCTGAGATTTAAGTTACAGTCCTGATGATGCTTAAAAAACTTGTGAAGTTAGCCAGACCTGTGAAATTGAGGAGTTGATGAATGCGCCAGATTAACTTTTTAATCATCTTTGTCATTGCGCTAGCTTTGGTCTTGTTCAGTTTAGAAAATACCGAACCTGCCACCATTCATATTGTTCGAGATATCCAAATTCAGGCTCCCCTAGCCGTAGAACTGATTTTGGCTTTGGGCGTGGGTGCAGTACTGGCCTGGGTCTTCAGCGTTTGGGCCCAACTACAACACATGCTGGAAATTCGCAAAGGCTTGCAACAAGTTCAAGAGCGAGAACAACGAATTGAAGAGTTAGAACAAGACCTCGATCGCTACAAAGCAGAACTTCAAAACCAGCAACCCCTATTGCCTGCGGTTGATTCTATGGCCCAAGAAGTCTAGACTGCTGGGAGGCTGGCTGGGATGTGGACTGCTGATTTGACTAACCCTGATAGTCTCTGGAGTTTGGTGGTGCCAGTCTTCTTGCTGGGCCTGATTGTCTTAGCGGCGGTTGCCTTTGTTCGCATTAACAGCAAGTAGGAATTGGTGGCATGGTTCTGTCTCTGGCCCAAAGCGCGATCGCCTTACTGACCGAGTTGGCAGAGCGGGGTGAAATTGACCCTTGGGATGTCCAAGTGATTGAGGTGATCGATCGCTTTTTGAGTGAATTGACTCCCAGCGACACAGTAGAAATGAACCGAGCTACCTACGAAGCTGACCTGTCTCGTTCTGGGCAGGCTTTTTTATACGCCTCTATGTTGGTGCTCCTCAAAGCTGACACGTTGGTCCGGGCCGAATCTTCTGAAGTTGAAGTGCTCGACGAGGGAGAATTCCTAGAGCCAGATGGGTTGATGGAAACTCAGATGCCACTACATCTAGAACGGCGCTTACGGCGACGAGCGGTGGCAAAACCGCCGCAAAACCGCCGAGTCACCTTGCAGGAGTTGATTGAGCAACTGGAACTGATGGCCGCAAGCATGGTGGAAGCCGCTCCCCGCACTCGCCCCCGTCGCCCCCGTCCCCAATCGCGCAGCCAAGCAGTCCGAGCGATCGCGCAACTAGCGCACCAAGAAAACCTTTCCGAAGTGGCAGCCGCATTAGACCAGTTTCTGGCGACCCAATGGCTAAAAATCTCCCAAGGAGAAGATTGGCTAGACTTTGATTTGTTGATAAAACTATGGTCGGGTGCTGCTCAGCAAGAATTAGATCTTCCTGGCTTATCTAATGGCTCGCATCACAGCACCAGCGATCGCGTCGCTATCTTC
This DNA window, taken from Trichocoleus sp. FACHB-46, encodes the following:
- a CDS encoding shikimate kinase, which codes for MNQLLKGVNLYLVGMMGAGKTTVGRLLAKELGYHFFDTDMLIEQSQKKSINEIFAETGEAAFRDIETAVLAELSSCVRLAIATGGGIVLQRKNWSYLRHGLVVWLDAPVEVLYSRLQNDATRPLLRETDLKVKLQSLLEQRQALYAQADLHLTLQPGETPEQITARVIAEIPTVLCPERRPVTELN
- the argB gene encoding acetylglutamate kinase — protein: MVNDSEYFRQEDATRVRILSEALPYIQQFAGRTIVIKYGGAAMKDSNLKEKVMRDIVFMACVGIRPVVVHGGGPEINTWLDKLGIEPQFKNGLRVTDAATMDVVEMVLVGRVNKEIVSLINQAGGCAVGLCGKDGSLVKARPEGQADIGFVGEVNSVNVRILESLLKAGHIPVISSVAADDTGQAYNINADTVAGELAAALGAEKLILLTDTAGILHDYHDPSTLIDKLDIQEARQLIESGVVSGGMIPKVNCCVRSLAQGVKAAHIIDGRLPHSLLLEIFTDAGIGSMLVASEFMK
- a CDS encoding carboxylesterase; the protein is MITYSEQISTIAHRAQAREDALPVRDPACRSRFWFHPRPTSKVCLFFHGFTAGPYQFEPMGEAFYQAGYNVLVPLQPGHGIAGDWNRDHPPPLPTDVLIYQNFAVDWLQQAQSLGQQVVVGGLSSGATLGAWLASEYPQQIARALLFAPYLSGTNRLVDFLVEILPVYFEWLNKDEPGHHGYDGFRIPTLRLFLDLGQELLDRVAHRPAAPMFVISSASDRATNPQDHQALAQAARTLQPQTWYHCLDEALDIPHTMMTQAEGNDYQNLLITLAKAFVESNLTWSEVLAIGDRLLHGNTFDGAVAELNLQQRTAAELSVMMALLDLKAIVAAHQAELKP
- a CDS encoding AI-2E family transporter, whose protein sequence is MRRSNNLQRLFLLGLSGPIVALNVWILSQVFRYFEHSITLLVVAAILAFLLNYPVQILERTQISRSQAVIAVLLLALALLVVLGVTLVPILVEQAAQFVDKLPASLADSQRHVASLDIWAKAHRLPLDLQGFSTRINNQIENQLQALASQALGLAIITVSGLFDLVLVVVLAFYMLLYGDRMWQGLVNLLPASIGLPLSASLRLNFQNFFISQLLLGFFMFSTLIPIFIGLRVPFALLFALLIGVAELIPFIGATLGIGVVILLVMFQDFWLSLQVAFAAILMQQIKDNVLAPRLMGNFTGLNPIWIFIAILMGAQIAGLLGVLVAVPIAGTIKSTIDAIREINRPKVVTTEILPEEKQVHR
- a CDS encoding segregation/condensation protein A, translated to MVLSLAQSAIALLTELAERGEIDPWDVQVIEVIDRFLSELTPSDTVEMNRATYEADLSRSGQAFLYASMLVLLKADTLVRAESSEVEVLDEGEFLEPDGLMETQMPLHLERRLRRRAVAKPPQNRRVTLQELIEQLELMAASMVEAAPRTRPRRPRPQSRSQAVRAIAQLAHQENLSEVAAALDQFLATQWLKISQGEDWLDFDLLIKLWSGAAQQELDLPGLSNGSHHSTSDRVAIFWALLFLSAQSKVELSQEEFYQDLKVRSLAELPIFAVSE
- a CDS encoding DUF3153 domain-containing protein translates to MGINLGVKPVGRTIKQSSLTTRHSSRPAQTITKTVTKAIAQKLGQQLRRFRVVWMMLLASLLLSGCVQYDVGINFESPNRGEIVQHIKLDDRLTSLSGASAQQWLETVEQRTRRLGGKIRRNSNQEVTTIIPFSSGADLNTKFNEFLQPSTQKGTAKRAEPVLPEITSDFQLSQSNFLLLLRNRLSYTLDLRSLGVTSANGDLLVSPSSLLDLEFRLNTPWGARSIDTAANAISAERRQQGHELIWTLKPGQINHLEAAFWLPSPLGIGTVVIVFLVLGGWYLKYQSLPGQTAGSTQVSASEG
- a CDS encoding carboxylesterase; this translates as MPNYSATIAAIAKQAKAREDALPLRHEACRSKFWFHPQPTQRVCLFFHGFTAAPYQFQPIAEAFYKSGYNVLVPLMPGHGVTGNWGPDNPPPLPSDPAIYKQFALQWLQQAQALGKQVIVGGLSGGGTLANWLAFERSQQIYRTLLFAPYLSSSSKVIDLFVQKASSYFQWESKPGSVPVGYSGFLLPNLRVFLNIGQEVLVRSKSLDPVAPMLIISSESDRAVGNDDHRAMFRAVLPRQPKTWYHRFDRVLDIPHTMMTKQEGNEYQNLLITMAKAYTESSLGWKDVEEIGYRMTQGKTFNAVVAELNWQKRVSADMPAMMTMVDKREIVLARNKADVGAD
- a CDS encoding lipopolysaccharide assembly LapA domain-containing protein, which encodes MRQINFLIIFVIALALVLFSLENTEPATIHIVRDIQIQAPLAVELILALGVGAVLAWVFSVWAQLQHMLEIRKGLQQVQEREQRIEELEQDLDRYKAELQNQQPLLPAVDSMAQEV